A region from the Equus asinus isolate D_3611 breed Donkey chromosome 3, EquAss-T2T_v2, whole genome shotgun sequence genome encodes:
- the LOC123287612 gene encoding olfactory receptor 4C15-like — translation MPNQSFVTEFVLLELSKNPNVQKIVFVVFSLGYIATVGGNLLIVVTVMISPALLHSPMYFFLAFPSLLDASFSSAIAPKMIVDSLCERKTISFEGCMTQLFSEHSFAGVQVIVLTAMAYDCYVAICKALHYSSIMNSRLCGILMGVAWIRGFLHSMIQILFTFQLPFCGPNIINHFMCDLYPLLELACTDTYIFGLLMAANSGFICIIILSLLLLSYGIILLSLRTHSTEGQRKALSTCGSHIAIMVLFFVPCIFVYARPPTAFSFDKMVAIFYTILTPLLNPLIYTFRNKEVKSAMRKVWYKITMFSNEK, via the coding sequence ATGCCAAACCAAAGCTTTGTAACTGAGTTTGTCCtcctggagctttcaaagaatcCCAATGTTCAGAAAATAGtatttgttgtattttcattgGGCTACATTGCAACTGTCGGGGGCAACTTGCTAATTGTGGTGACTGTCATGATCAGCCCGGCACTCCTGCACTCCCCTATGTACTTCTTCCTGGCTTTCCCATCCTTGCTGGATGCAAGTTTCTCCTCTGCCATTGCCCCAAAGATGATTGTGGACTCTCTCTGTGAGAGGAAAACCATCTCCTTTGAAGGCTGCATGACCCAACTTTTTTCTGAGCATTCTTTTGCTGGGGTGCAGGTCATTGTCCTCACTGCCATGGCCTACGactgctatgtggccatctgcaaagcCTTGCATTACTCTTCCATCATGAACTCGAGGCTCTGTGGTATTTTAATGGGGGTAGCCTGGATAAGGGGCTTCCTGCATTCCATGATACAAATTCTCTTTACTTTCCAGCtgcccttctgtggccccaatATCATCAATCATTTCATGTGTGACTTGTACCCATTACTGGAGCTTGCCTGCACTGACACTTACATCTTTGGCCTTTTGATGGCTGCCAACAGTGGGTttatctgcataataatcttgtCCTTATTGCTTCTTTCCTATGGTATCATCCTGCTCTCTCTGAGAACCCATAGTACTGAAGGGCAGAGGAAGGCTCTCTCCACCTGTGGATCTCATATAGCCATTATGGTTTTGTTCTTTGTCCCATGCATATTTGTGTATGCACGACCTCCAACTGCTTTCTCCTTTGACAAAATGGTGGCAATATTTTACACCATCCTAACTCCCTTGCTCAATCCTTTGATTTACACTTTCAGGAATAAGGAAGTGAAAAGTGCCATGAGGAAAGTGTGGTACAAAATAACGATGTTttccaatgaaaaataa